The proteins below are encoded in one region of Alistipes indistinctus YIT 12060:
- a CDS encoding acyl-[acyl-carrier-protein] thioesterase, whose product MECGKYDYRVQPGDVDLTQKASIITLGNHILHAAGEDADRLGFGLRWMQSNNTTWVLSRMAIEMDRYPDEYEHYQIETWVSDINRLMTTRNFILHDRAGNAIGKGCTHWSMIDFKTRLPLDLRTLEHYMAAVIATDPPIDRPAKIAKVNGTAAETHRIRYSDIDFNQHTNSMKYVQWMVDMLPLEKLTSQRLRRLDINFLHETRYGQQVVIAMENSEEADKFEIRPEGSDQAACKAALFWI is encoded by the coding sequence ATGGAGTGTGGAAAATACGATTACCGGGTACAGCCCGGAGATGTGGACCTGACCCAAAAAGCATCGATTATCACCCTCGGGAACCATATCCTGCATGCAGCGGGAGAGGATGCCGACCGGCTAGGCTTCGGCCTCCGCTGGATGCAGAGCAACAATACCACATGGGTACTCTCGCGTATGGCGATCGAAATGGACCGATATCCCGATGAGTACGAGCATTACCAAATCGAAACGTGGGTCAGCGACATCAACCGCCTGATGACCACCCGTAACTTCATCCTGCATGACCGGGCGGGCAACGCCATCGGCAAAGGCTGTACCCATTGGTCGATGATCGACTTCAAAACACGGCTGCCGCTCGACCTGCGCACTTTGGAACATTACATGGCGGCGGTTATCGCAACCGATCCGCCGATAGACCGTCCGGCGAAGATAGCCAAGGTAAACGGCACGGCCGCCGAAACGCACCGTATCCGTTACAGCGACATCGATTTCAACCAACATACGAACAGTATGAAATACGTGCAATGGATGGTCGACATGCTGCCGCTCGAAAAGTTGACTTCACAACGCCTGCGGCGCCTCGATATCAACTTCCTGCATGAAACCCGTTACGGTCAACAGGTCGTCATCGCGATGGAGAACAGCGAAGAAGCCGACAAATTC